One window of the Nocardia huaxiensis genome contains the following:
- a CDS encoding esterase/lipase family protein, whose amino-acid sequence MIRLLTVAAAVVALSLPALAPAAADPVPALGEPAACTPAPNHPYPVVLLHGTMDDASAWNALAPRLTAAGYCVFAPSYGAYPSVIPVGGGVAPIEQSAATIADYVDRVLAVTGAARVDIVGHSQGGTIAEYYAKNLGGASKVRSAILLAVATHGTDLLGTVELANQVPALGGLVNSTMLPSFCPACVDLQRGSAFMRTLGAGPIAQPGVRYSVLATYDDSVVTPAGAASFIDEPGVTNLFVQDLRPGVVAHKDMPSNQAVMDWVTMRLNTDIAD is encoded by the coding sequence ATGATTCGCCTGCTCACCGTCGCCGCCGCGGTCGTCGCCCTGTCCCTGCCGGCCCTCGCACCGGCCGCCGCGGATCCGGTGCCGGCGCTGGGCGAACCGGCCGCCTGCACCCCCGCGCCGAACCATCCGTATCCGGTGGTCCTGCTGCACGGGACGATGGATGACGCCTCGGCCTGGAATGCGCTGGCCCCCAGGCTCACAGCGGCCGGGTACTGCGTGTTCGCGCCGAGCTACGGGGCGTATCCGTCGGTGATTCCGGTGGGCGGCGGGGTGGCTCCGATCGAACAGTCGGCGGCGACGATCGCGGACTATGTCGATCGCGTGCTCGCGGTCACCGGCGCCGCACGGGTCGATATCGTCGGCCACTCCCAGGGCGGCACCATTGCCGAGTACTACGCCAAGAATCTCGGCGGGGCGAGCAAGGTGCGGTCGGCGATCCTGCTGGCGGTCGCCACGCACGGCACCGATCTGCTCGGCACGGTCGAACTGGCGAATCAGGTTCCCGCCCTGGGCGGTCTGGTGAATTCGACGATGCTCCCGTCGTTCTGCCCGGCATGCGTCGATCTGCAACGCGGCTCGGCCTTCATGCGCACGCTCGGTGCGGGCCCGATCGCGCAGCCGGGTGTGCGCTATTCGGTGCTCGCCACCTATGACGATTCGGTCGTCACTCCGGCGGGCGCGGCCTCGTTCATCGACGAGCCCGGAGTCACCAATCTGTTCGTCCAGGACTTGCGTCCGGGCGTGGTGGCGCACAAGGACATGCCGTCCAACCAGGCCGTCATGGATTGGGTGACAATGCGATTGAATACGGACATTGCCGACTAG
- a CDS encoding DeoR/GlpR family DNA-binding transcription regulator, producing the protein MTAAADRPQRWNRLLELLAHSGRLSVEEASAVLEVSPATIRRDFTALAEQQLATRTHGGIVATSVAYELPARYRHADEAKHRIAEHAAESIEPHCVVGMNGGTTTTAVARALAGRTDLSGSGDEQLTIVTNALNIASELVLRPHLRTVCLGGTARRESYELYGPLAERSLAELRLDTLVLGVNAISAEGGAQCKHLGEAGVNAEMVRRATQVVVVATSDKLGRSALARICPIDQVDLLITDSDADPDAVAALRAAGVRVDLV; encoded by the coding sequence GTGACCGCAGCGGCTGATCGACCGCAACGCTGGAATCGGCTGCTGGAGTTGCTGGCGCACTCCGGGCGACTGTCGGTGGAGGAGGCGTCGGCGGTCCTCGAGGTCTCCCCCGCCACCATCCGCCGCGACTTCACCGCCCTGGCCGAACAGCAGCTCGCCACCCGCACGCACGGCGGCATCGTGGCCACCTCGGTCGCCTACGAACTGCCCGCGCGGTACCGGCACGCCGACGAGGCCAAGCACCGGATCGCCGAGCACGCCGCGGAATCCATCGAGCCGCACTGTGTGGTCGGCATGAACGGCGGCACCACCACCACCGCGGTGGCGCGGGCGCTGGCCGGCCGCACCGATCTGTCCGGGTCCGGCGACGAGCAGCTCACCATCGTCACCAATGCCCTCAATATCGCCTCCGAGCTGGTGCTGCGCCCGCACCTGCGCACGGTCTGCCTGGGCGGCACCGCCCGGCGCGAGTCCTATGAGCTGTACGGCCCGCTGGCCGAGCGCTCGCTGGCGGAACTGCGCCTGGACACGCTCGTGCTCGGCGTCAACGCCATCTCGGCCGAGGGCGGCGCACAGTGCAAGCATCTGGGCGAGGCCGGGGTGAATGCCGAAATGGTGCGCCGCGCAACGCAAGTCGTGGTGGTCGCGACTTCCGACAAACTCGGCCGCAGCGCGCTGGCCCGCATCTGCCCGATCGATCAGGTGGATCTGCTGATCACCGATTCCGATGCCGATCCCGATGCGGTGGCCGCACTGCGTGCCGCGGGCGTGCGGGTCGATCTGGTCTGA
- a CDS encoding DUF4254 domain-containing protein, with translation MHPLPNKQLLLQACRGLPPADHPVLRCAGLLADLHERRLSAVAGSTGPIDHDRAQLVHDIDRWVATELPKAPREAHLHTETVGTVVDRLAQFSALAYLTLVASPDAAIHEAAQRLTELAVAYEHLAGDLAAGRRRLPNLTGSQDQDYDY, from the coding sequence GTGCATCCGCTTCCCAACAAACAGCTACTCCTGCAGGCGTGCCGCGGCCTGCCTCCCGCCGACCATCCGGTGCTGCGCTGCGCCGGCCTACTCGCGGATCTGCACGAGCGGCGACTGTCGGCCGTGGCGGGGTCCACCGGTCCCATCGATCACGATCGTGCCCAGCTGGTGCACGATATCGACCGCTGGGTGGCCACCGAGCTGCCCAAGGCGCCCAGGGAAGCCCACCTGCACACCGAAACCGTCGGCACCGTGGTCGACCGGCTGGCCCAGTTCTCCGCCCTGGCCTATCTGACGCTGGTCGCCTCCCCCGACGCCGCCATTCACGAGGCCGCTCAGCGGCTCACCGAATTGGCCGTCGCCTATGAACATCTGGCGGGTGATCTGGCCGCGGGCCGCCGCCGCCTACCCAATCTCACCGGTAGCCAGGACCAGGACTACGACTACTGA
- a CDS encoding carbohydrate ABC transporter permease encodes MTTVLTRPAGDPEVAAETTAPPPKRRRWELTAVGVVLAAFFLLPYLVMVLGSLKSRPEILRIPPTYLPEQWHPDNYTTMWDTPETPLPFNLVSTIIIASFATLLVLAVAIPAAYYTARKRFPGKAAFLALVLITQMLQPTVLVTGLIREFFTLGITDTWLAMILVNSAFNLSFAVWIMHSFFAAVPIEIEEAAALDGLSRTQTLLRVSLPLVWPGIVTATIFTVVACWNEFAASLVILTTPENQPLSVALTKFIGQYDTSWQYVFAVSTVGIVPVVILFALIEKRLVAGLTAGSVK; translated from the coding sequence ATGACGACCGTGCTGACCCGACCCGCCGGAGATCCCGAGGTCGCGGCGGAAACCACTGCGCCGCCGCCGAAACGACGCCGCTGGGAGCTCACCGCCGTGGGCGTGGTGCTGGCCGCGTTCTTCCTGCTGCCCTATCTGGTCATGGTGCTGGGTTCGCTGAAATCCCGGCCCGAGATCCTGCGCATCCCGCCCACCTACCTGCCCGAGCAGTGGCATCCGGACAACTACACCACCATGTGGGACACCCCGGAGACCCCGCTGCCGTTCAACCTGGTGAGCACGATCATCATCGCCTCGTTCGCCACGCTGCTGGTGCTCGCGGTAGCCATCCCGGCCGCGTATTACACCGCGCGCAAACGCTTTCCGGGCAAGGCGGCGTTCCTGGCGCTGGTGCTCATCACCCAGATGCTGCAGCCGACCGTGCTGGTGACGGGCCTGATCCGGGAGTTCTTCACGCTCGGCATCACCGACACCTGGCTGGCCATGATCCTGGTGAACTCGGCGTTCAATCTGTCGTTCGCGGTGTGGATCATGCACTCGTTCTTCGCCGCGGTGCCGATCGAGATCGAGGAGGCGGCGGCGCTGGACGGCCTGTCCCGCACCCAGACCCTGCTGCGGGTGAGCCTGCCGCTGGTGTGGCCGGGCATCGTCACCGCGACCATCTTCACGGTGGTGGCCTGCTGGAACGAATTCGCCGCCAGCCTGGTCATTCTCACCACGCCGGAGAACCAGCCACTATCGGTGGCATTGACGAAGTTCATCGGCCAGTACGACACGTCTTGGCAATATGTCTTCGCGGTCTCTACCGTCGGCATCGTGCCCGTCGTCATTCTCTTCGCGCTCATCGAGAAGCGACTGGTCGCCGGTCTCACGGCCGGAAGCGTGAAATGA
- a CDS encoding beta-N-acetylhexosaminidase, giving the protein MTRALRTLALPLLMPALLLAPLLVPGPAVHADPAPALPVSVPGVRGWEPAAGRFDLPGGVRIVDGGGGAVVAARFAGDLRRAGRAADVASGAAHTGDVVVRIDDSGPAEPESYRIDIGDTVTATARTHAGAVHATQTLLQWFSQTTTLPAGTVTDHPDYAERGLMLDVGREFMSVGFIKQRIREMAYYRMNLLHLHLSDTGGFRLASLSHPEITAPQHYSRAEIAEIVSYAGEYGIEVVPEIGFPAHMNAILAPHQDLKLRPASTGPADVVSDTLLAGSAEGKIDISLRESRQLIEDLLREFVPLFPGEYFHIGGDEYVRDFSRYPQLSVDMVASFFNWANGIVRSYGKTARMWNDGIPHDSAVPVDASILVEYWTSGDGLLPWIGNQNGPQSIVDAGHPIMNSGFTPTYWASGGYAAPLNAPPEALYAWDPGLFVNGVRLRAEQRSALTGSKLHVWCDDPTAMTEEQMVGPIRTRLPIMAQQLWSGTGGLLTYPEFTEHVRILGVPSA; this is encoded by the coding sequence GTGACCCGAGCGCTGCGCACCCTCGCGCTACCCCTGCTGATGCCGGCGCTCCTGCTCGCGCCGCTGCTCGTTCCCGGTCCCGCCGTGCATGCCGATCCGGCTCCCGCACTGCCGGTTTCGGTGCCGGGTGTGCGCGGCTGGGAGCCCGCCGCGGGCCGTTTCGATCTGCCCGGAGGGGTGCGGATCGTCGACGGCGGCGGCGGCGCGGTGGTGGCGGCGCGCTTCGCCGGAGACCTGCGCCGCGCGGGCCGGGCGGCCGATGTGGCCTCGGGTGCGGCGCACACGGGTGACGTGGTGGTGCGCATCGACGATTCCGGACCGGCGGAACCGGAGTCGTATCGCATCGACATCGGCGACACCGTGACGGCCACCGCCCGGACGCATGCCGGCGCGGTGCACGCGACTCAGACTCTGCTGCAATGGTTCTCGCAGACCACGACGCTGCCCGCGGGCACGGTCACCGACCACCCGGACTACGCCGAGCGCGGGCTCATGCTCGATGTGGGTCGCGAGTTCATGAGCGTCGGCTTCATCAAGCAGCGCATCCGTGAGATGGCGTACTACCGGATGAACCTGCTGCACCTGCACCTGTCCGACACCGGCGGCTTCCGGCTGGCGAGCCTCAGCCATCCCGAGATCACCGCACCACAGCACTACAGCCGCGCCGAGATCGCCGAGATCGTCTCGTACGCGGGTGAATACGGCATCGAGGTGGTGCCGGAGATCGGTTTCCCGGCCCATATGAACGCGATCCTCGCGCCGCATCAGGATCTGAAGCTGCGACCGGCCTCCACCGGCCCGGCCGACGTCGTCTCCGACACGCTGCTCGCCGGGAGCGCCGAAGGCAAGATCGACATCTCACTCCGGGAATCCCGGCAGCTGATCGAGGATCTGCTGCGGGAATTCGTTCCGCTGTTCCCCGGCGAGTACTTCCACATCGGCGGCGACGAGTACGTCCGCGATTTCTCCCGCTACCCGCAGCTGTCCGTCGATATGGTCGCATCCTTCTTCAACTGGGCCAATGGAATAGTCCGCTCGTACGGGAAAACCGCGCGCATGTGGAACGACGGAATCCCGCACGACTCGGCGGTTCCGGTCGATGCGTCGATTCTCGTCGAGTACTGGACCTCCGGTGACGGACTACTGCCCTGGATCGGCAACCAGAACGGTCCGCAGAGCATTGTCGACGCGGGCCACCCCATCATGAATTCCGGTTTCACACCGACATATTGGGCCAGCGGCGGTTATGCCGCCCCACTCAACGCTCCGCCGGAGGCGCTGTACGCCTGGGATCCCGGGCTGTTCGTGAACGGCGTGCGGCTGCGCGCGGAGCAGCGTTCGGCGCTCACCGGTTCGAAACTCCATGTCTGGTGCGATGATCCGACGGCCATGACCGAGGAGCAGATGGTCGGCCCGATCCGCACCCGGCTGCCTATCATGGCGCAGCAGCTGTGGTCCGGCACCGGTGGCCTGCTCACCTATCCGGAGTTCACGGAACACGTTCGGATACTGGGGGTTCCTTCCGCATGA
- a CDS encoding CocE/NonD family hydrolase produces the protein MKARARFGRRLCCTLASAALIASAAALAQAPAGAVPIPGGQATTLWIPGADGVRLNAIITAPADIATHKNPLVLQPSGWGMPAMGSIGSAYRLSTGENFISIEYTARGMYLSEGEVDLLGHKDAEDASAVIDWAIANLNVDPDRIAIAGGSYGAGMSLIAAAHDPRIKAIVADSPPTDIGEALAPNGTPKTGGPIALALAGVQTNRFSTELIERGLPMILGNDAYALQGVPNEHLLAEAIPKLNANGTAVFLAHDWQDSLLPSGPAFTMFDELTGPKMLYMQAGDHSTGGGAGQVAGLPNAVWDAGIRWLDHYVNGADNGIDREAPVQLAPANGGIGAPYTGFPSAAAAMAAARTFPLSAPAAGVMGADPAESWSQPLFSGPTIAVAAVPYVSGTVAQLGLAPAIPLGGVDRNLAGVWRTAPFAGGGVVSGTTALKLTVLPQTSDLTLIGILYDEGPDGTGTVVTYAPVTRHGLTAGAPNEIAWELAATHWNLAPGHRLTLTVTSQDPIPFVSSTPLGSMVTFAAPSTVDIPVNAA, from the coding sequence GTGAAGGCCCGCGCGCGCTTCGGCCGCCGCCTGTGCTGCACGCTGGCCAGTGCCGCCCTCATCGCCTCCGCCGCCGCGCTCGCGCAGGCCCCGGCCGGCGCGGTGCCGATTCCCGGCGGTCAGGCCACCACGCTCTGGATTCCGGGCGCCGACGGCGTCCGCCTCAATGCCATCATCACCGCGCCCGCGGATATCGCCACGCACAAGAACCCGCTGGTCCTGCAGCCGTCGGGCTGGGGCATGCCGGCCATGGGCAGCATCGGCTCGGCCTACCGGCTCTCCACCGGCGAGAATTTCATCTCCATCGAATACACCGCGCGCGGCATGTACCTGTCCGAAGGCGAGGTCGACCTCCTCGGCCACAAGGACGCCGAGGACGCGTCGGCCGTCATCGACTGGGCCATCGCGAATCTGAATGTGGATCCGGACCGCATCGCCATCGCGGGCGGCTCGTACGGGGCCGGCATGTCGCTGATCGCGGCCGCGCACGATCCGCGGATCAAGGCCATCGTCGCCGATTCCCCGCCCACCGATATCGGGGAGGCGCTCGCGCCCAATGGAACTCCCAAGACCGGCGGTCCCATCGCCCTCGCTCTGGCCGGTGTGCAGACCAATCGCTTCAGCACCGAACTGATCGAGCGTGGCCTCCCGATGATCCTGGGCAATGACGCCTACGCTCTGCAGGGCGTGCCCAACGAACATCTGCTGGCCGAGGCCATTCCCAAGCTGAACGCCAATGGCACCGCGGTGTTCCTGGCGCACGACTGGCAGGATTCGCTGCTGCCCTCCGGACCGGCCTTCACCATGTTCGACGAGCTGACCGGGCCGAAGATGCTGTACATGCAGGCGGGCGACCATTCCACCGGCGGCGGCGCGGGGCAGGTGGCCGGATTGCCGAACGCGGTGTGGGACGCCGGGATTCGCTGGCTCGACCACTACGTCAACGGTGCGGACAATGGCATCGACCGCGAGGCGCCGGTCCAGCTGGCCCCCGCCAACGGCGGAATCGGCGCGCCGTACACCGGTTTCCCCTCCGCGGCCGCGGCCATGGCCGCCGCGCGCACCTTCCCGCTGTCGGCCCCGGCGGCCGGCGTGATGGGCGCCGACCCGGCCGAATCCTGGTCGCAGCCACTGTTTTCCGGTCCCACCATCGCGGTGGCGGCGGTGCCCTACGTGAGCGGCACGGTGGCCCAGCTGGGTCTCGCTCCCGCCATTCCACTCGGCGGGGTGGACCGCAATCTGGCCGGCGTCTGGCGCACCGCTCCGTTCGCCGGCGGCGGCGTGGTCTCGGGCACGACCGCGCTGAAACTCACCGTGCTGCCGCAGACTTCGGATCTCACCCTGATCGGCATCCTCTACGACGAGGGCCCGGACGGGACGGGCACGGTCGTGACCTACGCGCCGGTCACCCGGCACGGGCTGACGGCGGGCGCACCCAATGAGATCGCCTGGGAACTCGCGGCGACACATTGGAATCTCGCACCGGGACACCGGCTCACGCTCACCGTCACCTCGCAGGATCCGATCCCGTTCGTGAGCTCGACTCCGCTGGGCAGCATGGTCACCTTCGCCGCGCCGTCGACCGTGGATATCCCGGTGAACGCGGCGTGA
- a CDS encoding carbohydrate ABC transporter permease yields the protein MSRGRTHSATAGLRALPWIGPVLVLIAGIVAFPAGYMLWTSTRDLSPYGQDRGSAGTANYRALFDIPELGSVLWHTVVWVVAVVALTLVLSLALAQFLNKDFPGRTAVRLAVLVPWAASVVMTTTIIYYMLDPDIGIANRFLVDIGVLDRGYGFTKQPGPAFAVAIGVAVFVSIPFTTYTILAGLQSIPAEVEEAGRVDGANAWQRYRHLTLPQLRPAIAVATIVNIINVFNSLPILKVITGGISGFAADTTTTLTFKLIQQNQQVDTAAAMSVLNFALIVVIIAVYVKVVRPTEQVDT from the coding sequence CGCCTTCCCGGCCGGGTACATGCTGTGGACCAGCACCCGGGATCTGAGCCCGTACGGGCAGGATCGCGGCTCGGCCGGGACGGCGAACTACCGTGCGCTGTTCGACATTCCGGAGCTCGGCTCGGTGCTGTGGCACACGGTGGTCTGGGTGGTGGCCGTCGTCGCGCTCACACTGGTGCTGTCACTGGCGCTGGCGCAATTCCTGAACAAGGACTTCCCCGGCCGCACCGCGGTCCGGCTGGCCGTGCTGGTGCCGTGGGCGGCCTCGGTGGTCATGACCACCACGATCATCTACTACATGCTCGACCCGGATATCGGCATCGCCAACCGCTTCCTGGTCGATATCGGCGTGCTGGATCGCGGCTACGGTTTCACCAAGCAGCCGGGCCCGGCCTTCGCCGTGGCCATCGGCGTGGCGGTGTTCGTCTCCATCCCCTTCACCACCTACACGATTCTGGCCGGGCTGCAATCGATTCCGGCCGAGGTCGAGGAGGCGGGCCGGGTGGACGGCGCGAACGCCTGGCAGCGCTACCGGCATCTCACCCTGCCGCAGCTGCGCCCGGCCATCGCGGTGGCGACCATCGTGAACATCATCAATGTGTTCAACTCGCTGCCGATCCTGAAGGTGATCACCGGCGGCATCTCCGGTTTCGCCGCCGACACCACGACCACCTTGACCTTCAAGCTGATTCAGCAGAACCAGCAGGTCGACACGGCCGCGGCCATGAGCGTGCTGAACTTCGCGCTCATTGTCGTGATCATCGCCGTCTACGTGAAGGTGGTCCGCCCGACCGAACAGGTGGACACATGA